One window of Dehalobacterium formicoaceticum genomic DNA carries:
- a CDS encoding energy-coupling factor transporter transmembrane component T family protein, which translates to MMKNFTIGQYYPAKSLIHGLDPRTKIIGVFLFIIALFFADDYYSYIVALAFSLFLILVSRVPIKTLLRGIRPIIIFVILTAMIHVFLTPGTELWRWKFLKVTEEGLNQALFMACRLILLVGVSSLLTLTTTPISLTDGMEKLLGPFKKIGLPAHELAMMMSIALRFIPTLLEETDKIMKAQVSRGAQFASGNLMQRSKALIPLMVPLFISAFKRAEELALAMEARGYHGGEGRTKMRVLRMKHTDGIALSLMLIYFLYMIFYWWRG; encoded by the coding sequence ATGATGAAAAATTTCACCATTGGACAATATTATCCCGCAAAGTCGCTCATTCATGGTTTAGATCCCCGTACCAAAATTATTGGCGTTTTTTTATTTATCATCGCCTTGTTTTTTGCGGATGATTATTATAGTTATATCGTTGCCCTGGCGTTCTCATTATTTCTGATCCTGGTCTCCAGAGTTCCCATCAAGACCTTACTTAGAGGAATTAGACCGATTATTATCTTTGTGATTTTAACCGCAATGATTCACGTTTTTTTAACTCCGGGAACGGAGCTTTGGCGCTGGAAGTTTTTAAAGGTGACAGAGGAAGGCTTAAACCAGGCACTCTTTATGGCTTGTCGTTTAATCTTGCTGGTGGGCGTTTCATCTCTTCTGACCTTAACCACCACCCCAATTTCCCTTACGGATGGGATGGAGAAACTACTCGGTCCTTTCAAAAAAATCGGACTGCCGGCCCACGAATTGGCGATGATGATGTCCATTGCCTTAAGATTCATCCCGACATTGTTGGAGGAAACGGATAAGATCATGAAAGCGCAGGTATCCCGAGGAGCGCAGTTCGCTTCCGGAAATTTGATGCAAAGAAGCAAGGCTTTAATTCCTTTGATGGTTCCTTTGTTTATCAGTGCTTTTAAAAGAGCGGAAGAGTTGGCTTTGGCCATGGAGGCCAGAGGCTATCATGGGGGAGAAGGTCGTACGAAAATGCGGGTTTTAAGAATGAAGCACACAGATGGGATTGCGCTCAGTCTGATGCTGATCTATTTTCTCTATATGATATTTTATTGGTGGAGAGGATAA
- the rpsI gene encoding 30S ribosomal protein S9: MAEAKYYGTGRRKNAIAKVWIVPGEGQVVVNERQLDQYFGKKTLEMIVKQPLELTGTISRFNVIARVRGGGTTGQAGAVKHGIARALVQADAGLRPKLKAAGFMTRDPRMKERRKYGLKKARKASQFSKR; the protein is encoded by the coding sequence GTGGCAGAGGCAAAATATTATGGTACAGGGCGGAGAAAAAACGCCATTGCGAAGGTTTGGATTGTACCTGGTGAAGGTCAAGTAGTTGTAAACGAGCGTCAGCTCGATCAATATTTTGGCAAAAAGACTTTGGAAATGATTGTGAAGCAGCCGTTAGAGCTGACCGGCACAATTTCCCGCTTTAATGTAATTGCAAGGGTGCGTGGGGGAGGAACCACCGGACAAGCTGGTGCTGTTAAACATGGGATCGCCCGTGCACTGGTGCAGGCGGATGCCGGACTAAGACCGAAGTTAAAGGCAGCCGGTTTTATGACCCGTGATCCCCGGATGAAAGAAAGAAGAAAATATGGTTTGAAGAAAGCCCGTAAAGCAAGCCAATTTTCCAAACGTTAA
- the rpsD gene encoding 30S ribosomal protein S4 → MARYTGAVCRLCRREGVKLYLKGDRCYSDKCAIVKRAYAPGQHGQAQARRKTSEYGLQLREKQKARRIYGILETQFRNYFDKAERQKGVTGENLLRLLELRLDNVVYRLGFANSRVEGRQLVRHGHFTVNGRKVNIPSFMVRVGDQVEISENSKKSPKIAEISELAANKTVPAWLEMDKDALIGKIAALPAREDIDVPVQEHLIVELYSR, encoded by the coding sequence ATGGCGAGATATACAGGTGCAGTCTGCAGATTGTGTCGGCGGGAAGGTGTCAAGCTGTATCTTAAAGGTGATCGATGCTATTCGGATAAGTGTGCCATTGTCAAAAGGGCATATGCTCCCGGACAGCATGGTCAGGCTCAAGCCCGCAGAAAAACATCTGAATATGGACTTCAGTTACGGGAAAAGCAAAAAGCCCGTAGAATCTATGGAATTTTAGAAACTCAATTCCGCAATTATTTCGATAAGGCGGAACGGCAAAAAGGTGTTACCGGTGAAAACTTGTTACGCTTATTAGAATTAAGATTGGACAATGTGGTTTATCGATTAGGATTTGCCAATTCACGGGTTGAAGGCAGACAGTTGGTGCGGCATGGACATTTTACCGTGAATGGCCGGAAGGTGAATATTCCCTCTTTCATGGTGCGTGTCGGTGATCAGGTTGAGATTAGCGAAAATAGCAAGAAATCTCCAAAGATAGCCGAAATAAGCGAACTAGCTGCAAATAAAACCGTTCCTGCATGGCTGGAAATGGATAAGGATGCTTTGATTGGTAAGATTGCAGCCTTGCCGGCTAGAGAAGATATTGATGTGCCGGTTCAAGAACATCTGATCGTCGAGTTGTATTCACGATAA
- the moaC gene encoding cyclic pyranopterin monophosphate synthase MoaC — protein sequence MKEFTHINEQGRAKMVDVSQKDDTIRIAVARGEVRMHRKTLSLIKTGGIAKGDVLAVAQIAGIMGAKKSPDLIPMCHPLLLTGIDMSFFINEEESKVEIQASVKLTGKTGVEMEALTAVSIGALTIYDMCKAVDKGMEIQNIRLVSKSGGKSGDFLRKGEKLWEV from the coding sequence TTGAAGGAATTTACCCATATCAATGAACAGGGCCGGGCCAAGATGGTGGATGTCAGCCAAAAGGATGATACGATCCGAATCGCCGTTGCTCGGGGAGAAGTGCGGATGCATAGAAAAACCCTTTCTTTAATTAAAACGGGGGGGATTGCGAAAGGAGATGTTTTAGCTGTCGCCCAGATTGCCGGGATTATGGGGGCAAAAAAGTCACCGGATTTGATTCCTATGTGTCATCCTTTGTTACTAACGGGGATTGACATGTCTTTTTTTATCAATGAAGAGGAAAGTAAGGTGGAAATCCAAGCCTCGGTTAAGCTTACCGGGAAAACAGGGGTAGAAATGGAAGCTTTAACGGCAGTATCCATTGGTGCCCTTACAATTTACGATATGTGTAAAGCGGTGGATAAAGGAATGGAAATCCAAAATATTAGATTGGTCAGTAAATCCGGCGGTAAAAGCGGAGATTTTCTGCGGAAGGGGGAAAAACTATGGGAAGTGTAA
- a CDS encoding energy-coupling factor transporter ATPase yields the protein MISIKDLSYAYKTAQGNSKALDKINLEIHKGEWLAIIGPNGSGKSTLARHLNALLLPDEGSIAVEGMDTRISEMIWKIRQKVAFVFQNPDNQLIATTVEEDVAFGPENLGFPPDKIEERVSFALQAVGMEEHRAAAPHLLSGGQKQRVAIAGALAMNPGYLVMDEATSMLDPRGRKEVIETLRKLNQDIGLTIIYITHFMEEVVYAHRTVVIEKGQITHMGTPQEIFSLGDLLSESGLDVPEIMILAAKLKQRGWLSSGEILTLDEMVAELCQLK from the coding sequence TTGATTTCCATTAAAGATTTATCTTATGCATATAAAACGGCCCAGGGAAATAGCAAGGCCCTGGACAAGATTAATCTGGAGATCCATAAAGGAGAATGGTTAGCGATCATTGGCCCTAATGGATCAGGAAAATCCACCCTGGCACGTCATTTAAATGCCCTTCTTTTACCTGATGAAGGCAGCATAGCAGTAGAAGGTATGGATACCAGGATATCTGAAATGATCTGGAAAATCAGACAAAAGGTAGCCTTTGTTTTTCAAAATCCTGACAATCAGCTGATTGCCACTACTGTGGAAGAAGATGTTGCTTTTGGCCCGGAAAATCTCGGTTTTCCTCCTGATAAAATTGAGGAAAGGGTTTCCTTTGCTCTTCAGGCGGTAGGGATGGAAGAACATCGGGCAGCGGCGCCCCATCTTTTATCAGGGGGTCAAAAACAAAGAGTTGCCATTGCCGGGGCGCTTGCGATGAATCCGGGTTATCTGGTCATGGATGAAGCCACATCCATGTTGGATCCCCGGGGCCGTAAAGAAGTCATAGAGACGCTACGGAAGCTAAATCAGGATATAGGACTGACCATCATCTATATTACTCATTTTATGGAAGAAGTGGTCTATGCCCATCGGACTGTAGTGATTGAAAAAGGACAAATCACCCATATGGGAACACCGCAGGAAATATTTTCCCTAGGGGATCTTTTATCCGAGAGTGGGTTAGATGTGCCGGAAATTATGATTTTGGCAGCTAAACTGAAGCAAAGGGGTTGGCTCTCATCCGGGGAGATTCTGACCTTAGATGAAATGGTGGCAGAGCTATGTCAATTGAAATAA
- the rplM gene encoding 50S ribosomal protein L13 — protein MATPKDIERKWYILDAANKPLGRVATEAARLLRGKHKPIFTPHMDTGDHVIVINAEKVVLTGNKLTQKRLYRHSGFPGGLKSIDYATLLATKPERAIEKAVKGMIPHNRLGSQVMKKIRIYRGAEHPHTAQMPEVWNFEV, from the coding sequence ATGGCAACTCCCAAGGATATTGAGCGTAAGTGGTATATTCTTGATGCGGCTAATAAACCTCTTGGGAGAGTGGCAACGGAAGCCGCTCGCTTATTAAGAGGAAAGCATAAACCAATTTTTACACCCCATATGGATACAGGAGATCACGTCATTGTGATCAATGCTGAAAAGGTGGTCTTGACCGGTAATAAACTGACTCAAAAACGTTTATATCGTCATTCCGGTTTTCCCGGTGGCTTGAAATCTATTGATTATGCAACACTGTTAGCAACAAAACCCGAAAGAGCCATCGAAAAAGCTGTGAAAGGAATGATTCCTCATAATCGCCTGGGCAGTCAGGTGATGAAGAAGATTCGTATTTATCGCGGTGCGGAACATCCCCATACGGCTCAAATGCCGGAAGTTTGGAACTTTGAGGTTTAA
- a CDS encoding energy-coupling factor transporter ATPase codes for MSIEIKNLSYIYLPGTPYEKKALNQINLSIKAGEFIGLIGHTGSGKSTLAQHFNGLLKPSSGSIEVERRNLWAGKKPPKDICGKVGLVFQYPEYQLFAETVYEDVAFGPLNLGFPQRDIAEIVQHALESVGLDYLLFKDKSPFSLSGGEKRRVAIAGVMAMNPDILVLDEPTAGLDPVGRKEIIRLIHHFFQQKGKTVIWISHNMDEIARLVNRLIVMVQGKILMDGSPQEVFSREKELMEVGLAIPAASSLVRRLKEQGKPIPGKAITVDQAFQEIAMWLEGGVK; via the coding sequence ATGTCAATTGAAATAAAAAATCTATCTTATATTTATTTGCCCGGGACGCCCTATGAAAAAAAAGCCCTGAATCAGATCAACCTGAGTATTAAAGCAGGGGAGTTTATTGGTCTGATCGGTCATACCGGATCCGGCAAGTCTACCTTAGCGCAACATTTTAATGGTTTACTGAAGCCTTCTTCCGGCTCGATTGAAGTTGAGCGTCGCAATCTTTGGGCCGGTAAAAAGCCGCCCAAAGATATTTGCGGGAAAGTAGGTTTGGTTTTTCAATATCCGGAGTATCAGTTGTTTGCGGAAACGGTTTATGAGGATGTAGCTTTTGGACCCTTAAATTTGGGCTTCCCTCAAAGAGATATCGCTGAGATTGTGCAGCATGCTTTGGAAAGTGTTGGGCTGGACTATCTTCTCTTTAAAGATAAATCTCCTTTTTCTTTAAGCGGAGGGGAGAAAAGAAGAGTCGCCATTGCCGGTGTTATGGCGATGAATCCGGATATCCTGGTTTTGGATGAGCCGACTGCGGGTCTTGACCCGGTTGGCCGCAAAGAAATCATCCGGCTCATACATCATTTTTTCCAACAAAAAGGCAAAACGGTGATCTGGATCTCCCATAACATGGATGAAATTGCCAGATTGGTGAATCGTTTGATTGTGATGGTTCAAGGAAAGATCTTGATGGATGGGTCACCCCAAGAGGTGTTTTCCCGGGAGAAGGAATTAATGGAGGTTGGATTAGCGATTCCTGCGGCATCATCATTAGTACGCAGATTGAAGGAACAGGGTAAACCGATACCGGGAAAGGCTATTACAGTGGATCAAGCTTTTCAGGAAATTGCGATGTGGCTGGAGGGTGGAGTCAAATGA
- a CDS encoding DNA-directed RNA polymerase subunit alpha, with protein MLEIEKPKIQCIEMVNDKTYGKFVVEPLERGYGITLGNSLRRVLLSSLPGAAVTAVKIDGVLHEFSTIPGVVEDTTDIILQLKGLSVKMHSDEPKQIYIEVDGPADVTGEDIKGDPDVEILNPEHHIATLDDSGHIFMEITVEKGRGYQSAEKNKKEEHVIGVIPVDSLFSPVTKVNYQVEDTRVGQQTDFDKLTLEVWTDGTIAPDEAISSSAKIINEYLKLFIGLTETIADEVTMVEKEEEKKDKLLELTIEELDLSVRSYNCLKRAGINTAQELIQRTEEDMMKVRNLGRKSLEEVEEKLTELGLSLRKSDE; from the coding sequence ATGCTGGAAATTGAAAAGCCCAAAATTCAATGCATCGAAATGGTGAATGATAAGACGTATGGGAAATTTGTAGTAGAACCACTGGAGAGAGGTTATGGGATAACGCTGGGTAATTCCTTACGCCGTGTGCTTTTATCTTCTCTCCCCGGAGCTGCCGTTACTGCCGTTAAAATTGACGGCGTGCTCCATGAATTTTCAACAATTCCTGGTGTGGTAGAGGATACGACAGACATTATTCTTCAGCTCAAAGGTCTTTCCGTGAAAATGCATTCTGATGAACCGAAGCAAATCTATATTGAAGTTGACGGTCCTGCGGATGTTACCGGCGAAGACATTAAGGGAGATCCGGATGTGGAGATTCTTAATCCGGAACACCATATTGCCACCCTGGATGACTCGGGACATATCTTTATGGAAATTACTGTAGAAAAGGGCAGAGGCTATCAGTCGGCAGAGAAGAATAAGAAAGAGGAACATGTGATCGGGGTCATTCCGGTGGATTCTCTTTTTTCTCCTGTGACCAAAGTAAACTATCAGGTGGAAGACACTCGGGTGGGACAACAAACGGACTTTGATAAGCTGACCTTGGAGGTTTGGACGGACGGAACCATCGCCCCTGATGAGGCGATTAGTTCCAGTGCCAAGATCATCAATGAATACCTGAAGTTGTTTATCGGCTTAACTGAGACCATTGCCGACGAAGTCACCATGGTTGAAAAAGAAGAAGAGAAAAAGGATAAACTTTTGGAGTTGACTATTGAAGAACTGGATTTGTCGGTTCGTTCCTATAACTGTTTGAAGAGAGCCGGCATCAATACTGCTCAGGAATTAATTCAACGCACCGAAGAGGATATGATGAAAGTGCGTAACTTGGGCAGAAAGTCCCTGGAAGAAGTCGAAGAGAAGTTGACGGAACTGGGACTCAGTTTGAGGAAAAGCGACGAATAA
- the rplQ gene encoding 50S ribosomal protein L17 — MAYRKLGKTSSHRRAMFRNLATSLLDKERITTTEPKAKELKSIADKMITLGKKGDLASRRRALAYLMDEDVVTKLYATLAPRYQDRQGGYTRIIKMEKRRGDAAQMVLIELV; from the coding sequence ATGGCATATCGTAAACTGGGGAAAACCAGCAGCCACCGACGGGCAATGTTTAGAAATCTTGCCACGTCCTTGTTGGATAAAGAACGCATAACAACCACAGAACCAAAAGCCAAGGAACTGAAGAGCATCGCAGATAAAATGATTACCTTAGGTAAAAAAGGAGATCTGGCTTCCAGACGTAGAGCGCTCGCCTATTTGATGGATGAAGATGTGGTCACTAAGTTATATGCTACCCTTGCTCCCCGCTATCAGGATCGGCAAGGCGGGTATACGAGAATTATTAAAATGGAAAAAAGACGCGGGGATGCAGCGCAAATGGTTCTGATCGAGTTAGTGTAA
- the truA gene encoding tRNA pseudouridine(38-40) synthase TruA, producing the protein MRNIKLLIEYDGTNYIGWQSQPSYQGKNIQGIIEAGIRKMVHHEVRLNAAGRTDAGVHARGQVANFFTESLIPAERFPWALKGILPYDIVVKAACDVPEDFHARYHATEKTYRYVIRRAALPDAFDWKYGYHFPYPLNISEMEQAARFFLGTHDYRSFCAKGSPVKKFVRTVTRAELIHDGDYLYFDVTAKGFLYHMVRIMVGTLVEIGRGRWQAEDIKRILAKKERKYAGPTALAHGLYLQEVKY; encoded by the coding sequence ATGCGAAATATCAAACTATTGATTGAATATGACGGAACCAATTATATCGGATGGCAAAGTCAACCTAGTTATCAGGGCAAAAATATTCAAGGAATCATTGAAGCGGGGATCCGGAAAATGGTGCATCACGAAGTGCGTTTGAATGCGGCGGGTCGTACGGATGCCGGAGTTCATGCCCGGGGTCAGGTAGCTAATTTTTTTACAGAAAGCTTAATTCCTGCAGAGCGTTTTCCTTGGGCTTTAAAAGGGATTTTGCCCTATGACATCGTGGTCAAAGCAGCCTGTGATGTCCCGGAAGATTTTCATGCCCGATATCATGCCACAGAAAAAACTTACCGTTATGTGATACGCCGGGCAGCTTTACCTGATGCTTTTGACTGGAAATATGGTTACCATTTTCCCTATCCGCTGAATATTTCGGAAATGGAGCAAGCTGCCCGTTTTTTTCTGGGAACCCATGATTATCGTTCTTTTTGTGCCAAAGGAAGCCCGGTGAAAAAATTTGTCCGCACGGTAACAAGAGCGGAACTGATTCATGATGGAGATTATCTCTATTTTGATGTCACGGCAAAGGGATTTTTGTACCACATGGTACGGATCATGGTAGGAACCTTAGTTGAGATCGGACGGGGAAGATGGCAGGCGGAGGATATTAAAAGAATTTTGGCAAAGAAAGAACGGAAATATGCCGGACCGACAGCCCTGGCCCATGGCTTGTATCTTCAGGAAGTAAAATATTAA
- the mog gene encoding molybdopterin adenylyltransferase, giving the protein MGSVITVGIITASDKGSKGEREDLSAPVIRELVQSIQGQVIAYDMVADEQRLLEDKMKEYADEKKLDLVFTTGGTGFASRDVTPEATRAVVERLVPGIAEAMRWESLKITPKAMLSRAVAGIRGGTLIINLPGSPKAVRECLETILPALSHGIEILKGEAGECARS; this is encoded by the coding sequence ATGGGAAGTGTAATTACAGTAGGTATTATCACAGCCAGTGACAAAGGATCCAAGGGGGAAAGAGAAGATTTAAGCGCTCCGGTGATCAGAGAATTGGTACAATCTATCCAAGGGCAGGTAATAGCTTACGATATGGTGGCAGATGAGCAAAGATTGTTAGAGGATAAAATGAAGGAATATGCCGACGAAAAAAAATTGGATCTGGTTTTTACGACGGGAGGGACCGGTTTTGCGTCACGGGATGTGACACCGGAAGCTACACGGGCGGTAGTGGAGCGGTTGGTACCCGGCATAGCAGAGGCGATGCGTTGGGAGAGCTTAAAAATCACGCCCAAGGCCATGCTTTCCAGGGCGGTAGCAGGAATCAGAGGAGGCACCCTGATTATCAACCTGCCGGGAAGTCCTAAAGCGGTAAGGGAATGCTTGGAAACCATTTTACCGGCGTTGTCCCATGGCATAGAAATTCTAAAAGGGGAAGCAGGAGAATGCGCCCGTAGTTGA
- the rpsK gene encoding 30S ribosomal protein S11 — MARRQTRRKKERKNVELGVAHIQSTFNNTLVLITDKVGNAISWSSAGSMGFKGSRKSTPYAAQMAAETCAKEAMEHGMRQIECLVKGPGAGREAAIRSLQAAGLEVSMIKDVTPIPHNGCRPPKRRRV, encoded by the coding sequence TTGGCTAGAAGACAAACACGAAGAAAAAAAGAACGTAAGAATGTCGAGCTTGGGGTTGCCCACATCCAATCGACTTTTAATAATACTCTGGTATTAATTACCGATAAGGTGGGTAATGCTATTTCCTGGTCCAGTGCCGGTTCAATGGGTTTTAAGGGATCTCGGAAAAGCACACCCTATGCTGCTCAAATGGCAGCTGAAACCTGTGCCAAAGAAGCTATGGAACATGGTATGAGGCAAATCGAATGTTTGGTTAAAGGACCTGGTGCAGGCCGGGAAGCAGCCATTCGTTCCTTGCAAGCAGCTGGTTTGGAAGTTAGCATGATTAAAGATGTTACGCCTATTCCTCATAATGGCTGCCGGCCACCCAAAAGAAGAAGAGTATAG
- a CDS encoding MFS transporter — MEDQSIKKYTLLAVTLASFLTAITGSAINLAIPAIGNEFQSSTTSLSWVATSYLLACAAFLVPFGRLGDIVGRRKIFLLGVNVFFLSSLMCGFAWSMASLILFRIIQGIGAGMIFSTNMAILTSVFSPQERGRVFGISVAAVYTGLSFGPAIGGFLNHQFGWQSIFIFTSILALIVVLFTAFGLKGEWHGAAGEKFDRVGSFLYVLGITAFMYGISAMTTSPAAKFVFLAGFIILLVFGFYEVRIQHPILYLSLFKNITFAFSNLAAFISYSATFALGFLLSLYLQEIQGYDSQVSGLILLSQPVIMALLSPFSGSLSDRIEPRVLATLGMVITTVGLIPLSFLTPSTPVWLLILDLIFLGIGFALFSSPNTHAVMSSVEIRYSGIASSTLATMRMTGQAVSMAIVTLIMSVYLGDAQLSPSLYGSLLTSTKTSFAVFALICFVGIFASWARGKKQPVQAGNQPL; from the coding sequence GTGGAGGATCAATCCATTAAAAAATATACCTTGTTAGCGGTAACATTAGCTTCTTTTTTGACAGCAATTACCGGCAGCGCCATTAATCTGGCTATTCCTGCTATTGGAAATGAATTCCAAAGCAGTACCACCTCTTTAAGCTGGGTAGCGACCAGCTATCTTCTGGCTTGCGCCGCTTTTTTGGTGCCATTTGGCCGTTTAGGGGATATTGTAGGGCGCAGGAAAATTTTCTTGCTGGGAGTAAACGTATTTTTCCTTTCCTCCCTTATGTGCGGTTTCGCCTGGTCCATGGCGAGCCTGATACTATTTCGCATCATCCAGGGGATTGGGGCGGGAATGATCTTTTCCACCAACATGGCAATTCTGACTTCTGTTTTTTCACCTCAAGAACGCGGCAGAGTATTCGGCATCAGTGTGGCCGCGGTATATACAGGTCTTTCTTTTGGTCCGGCTATCGGCGGCTTCTTAAATCATCAATTTGGTTGGCAGTCTATTTTCATATTTACCTCTATCTTAGCTTTGATCGTTGTGCTTTTTACTGCCTTCGGGCTGAAAGGGGAATGGCACGGTGCAGCAGGGGAAAAATTTGACCGTGTGGGTTCATTCCTTTATGTTCTTGGGATTACTGCTTTCATGTATGGCATCTCTGCCATGACTACCAGCCCGGCAGCAAAATTTGTATTTCTGGCCGGTTTTATTATTCTCCTGGTCTTTGGCTTTTATGAAGTCAGAATTCAGCATCCGATTCTATACCTGTCCTTATTTAAGAATATCACCTTTGCCTTTTCCAACTTAGCGGCTTTTATCAGTTATAGTGCCACCTTTGCCTTAGGCTTTCTGCTCTCTCTTTATCTTCAGGAAATTCAGGGCTATGATTCTCAGGTATCCGGCCTGATTCTGCTCTCTCAACCGGTGATCATGGCATTACTTTCTCCATTTAGCGGCTCCTTGTCCGACCGAATTGAACCCCGGGTACTGGCAACTCTGGGCATGGTAATTACCACCGTTGGTTTAATTCCTTTAAGTTTTCTTACTCCATCTACACCTGTTTGGCTGCTGATTCTAGATTTGATTTTCTTGGGTATCGGCTTCGCCTTGTTTTCTTCACCCAATACCCACGCCGTGATGAGTTCCGTGGAAATACGTTATTCCGGTATTGCCTCTTCTACCTTGGCCACCATGAGAATGACAGGCCAAGCGGTAAGTATGGCGATAGTTACCTTAATCATGTCCGTCTATTTAGGCGATGCCCAGCTCTCACCCAGCTTATATGGCAGCCTGCTGACATCTACCAAGACTTCTTTTGCCGTCTTTGCCCTGATCTGCTTCGTAGGAATCTTTGCTTCATGGGCCAGAGGCAAAAAACAGCCTGTCCAGGCAGGCAACCAACCGCTGTAA